A section of the Paracoccaceae bacterium genome encodes:
- a CDS encoding IS630 family transposase (programmed frameshift), which produces MSAPLPSALRIRFQRYIEEGLSGRAAALRLKLSPATGARWARQVRMKGHAEPARQGPPRGKGKLAPHREFFEELIAQDPDITLFELRNALADAEGVRVHHSSIANLLSRLGFTYKKSLVATERRRAKVRQQRADWFRYRSPAIATFPERVVFIDETAVKTNLTRLRGRAKRGKRLTMDAPFGSWGTQTLIAGLTQGALIAPWVIKGAIDGPAFAAYIREVLVPEINPGTVVILDNLATHRNKEATQALRNHGCWFLYLPPYSPDLNPIEQAFSKLKAHLRRIGARSFTQVFEAIGAICDLYDPVECWNYFKAAGYVSG; this is translated from the exons ATGTCAGCACCTTTGCCATCTGCGCTTCGGATACGGTTTCAGAGATACATTGAAGAAGGGTTGAGCGGGCGCGCGGCGGCGTTGCGGTTGAAGCTGTCGCCTGCCACAGGCGCGCGGTGGGCGCGTCAGGTGAGGATGAAGGGTCATGCGGAACCTGCCCGGCAGGGACCGCCGCGCGGCAAGGGAAAGCTGGCTCCGCATCGGGAATTCTTTGAGGAGTTGATCGCACAAGACCCTGACATCACGCTCTTTGAGTTGCGTAATGCGCTGGCCGATGCAGAGGGTGTGCGGGTGCATCACTCCTCCATCGCCAACCTTCTGTCCCGGCTCGGCTTCACGTAC AAAAAGTCGCTGGTCGCCACCGAGCGCCGCCGCGCCAAGGTAAGGCAGCAACGGGCCGACTGGTTCAGATACCGCTCGCCAGCCATTGCGACCTTTCCTGAGCGCGTTGTCTTTATTGACGAAACCGCAGTGAAGACAAACCTCACGCGCCTACGCGGCAGAGCCAAGCGCGGTAAGCGCCTGACGATGGATGCGCCCTTCGGAAGCTGGGGAACCCAAACCTTGATCGCGGGCCTGACCCAAGGCGCGCTGATCGCACCTTGGGTCATCAAGGGAGCGATAGATGGCCCCGCCTTCGCGGCCTACATCCGCGAAGTGCTGGTCCCCGAGATCAACCCCGGCACTGTCGTCATTCTCGACAACCTGGCAACCCACCGGAATAAGGAGGCGACGCAGGCTTTACGCAATCACGGCTGCTGGTTCCTTTACCTGCCACCGTACTCGCCCGACCTGAATCCCATCGAGCAGGCCTTCTCTAAACTGAAAGCCCATTTGCGACGGATCGGGGCCAGGTCCTTTACCCAGGTCTTCGAAGCAATCGGAGCAATCTGCGATCTCTACGACCCAGTAGAATGCTGGAACTACTTTAAGGCCGCCGGATATGTCTCAGGTTAA
- a CDS encoding alpha/beta fold hydrolase translates to MADDLAQVIDGGTVDVLGHSMGGKAAMVLAVSRPELIRRLVVADIAPVAYTHSQIRYVTAMQAADLKGVCRRSEAEERLAETVDDPALRAFFLQSLDLKSDPPKWRLNLDVLGQSMDAVMGFPKVSGRFDGPVLMLSGAQSDYVLTAHRPAIKALFPNAKFAKIPGAGHWLHAEKPREFMAAVAAFLNG, encoded by the coding sequence ATGGCGGACGATCTGGCGCAGGTGATCGACGGCGGCACGGTGGACGTGCTGGGACACTCGATGGGTGGGAAGGCGGCGATGGTGCTGGCGGTGTCGCGGCCCGAATTGATCCGGCGGTTGGTCGTCGCGGATATCGCGCCGGTGGCTTATACACATAGCCAGATACGCTATGTCACGGCCATGCAGGCCGCTGATCTGAAAGGCGTTTGCCGACGGTCCGAGGCGGAAGAACGGCTGGCCGAAACTGTCGACGATCCGGCGCTGCGGGCGTTTTTCCTGCAATCGCTGGATCTGAAATCAGATCCGCCGAAATGGCGGCTGAACCTGGATGTTCTGGGGCAAAGCATGGATGCTGTGATGGGGTTCCCGAAGGTGAGCGGCAGGTTTGACGGCCCGGTTCTGATGCTGTCGGGTGCGCAAAGCGACTATGTCCTGACCGCGCATCGCCCCGCCATCAAGGCCCTGTTTCCAAACGCAAAATTTGCAAAGATCCCGGGCGCGGGTCATTGGCTGCATGCCGAAAAGCCGCGTGAGTTCATGGCGGCCGTGGCGGCGTTTCTGAACGGCTGA
- a CDS encoding transposase, with protein MMGPRQVAQGALFYEFSIESFVPKDHPVRGIDRFLDLTGVRPLLASYYSANGRPSIDPELMIRMLLLGYCQGIRSERRLCEEVHVNLAYRWFCKLDLADPVPDHSTFSKNRHGRFRESGLFRHLFEVVLQRCMDEGLVGGHSFGVDASLIPANANQTRGVESKDGLPADLTSRAVDEYLETLDDVAFGAATKVVPKYISPADPAARWTGADGGAAYFAYSTNYMVDLDNAVIVDVEPTAPIRPAEARAAREMIDRVHERFGIKPDKLVGDTGYGSAEMLGWLVDERQIEPHIPVWDKSKRTDGTFSREDFVYDPATDSYTCPTGKALQTYRRNFSKPRKPNGSKDGFIRYRASKHDCDACPLKSQCCPKDDGRRLMRSVHEAARDVARDIRKTDAYMTSFIQRRKVEMLFAHLKRYIGVQMMRLRGPKGATEQFQLAATAQNLRKLAKLVPATVPT; from the coding sequence ATGATGGGTCCAAGGCAAGTTGCGCAAGGCGCGCTGTTCTATGAGTTCTCGATCGAGAGTTTTGTGCCGAAGGATCATCCCGTCCGGGGAATTGATCGCTTCCTTGATCTGACAGGTGTGCGCCCCTTGCTCGCTTCATACTACAGTGCCAATGGCCGCCCTTCGATTGATCCTGAACTGATGATCCGCATGCTGTTGTTGGGCTATTGTCAGGGCATCCGTTCCGAGCGACGGCTTTGCGAAGAGGTTCATGTCAATCTGGCGTATCGTTGGTTTTGTAAGCTTGATTTGGCTGATCCAGTGCCCGACCATTCGACATTCTCTAAGAACCGGCATGGCCGTTTCCGCGAGAGCGGTTTGTTCCGACATTTGTTCGAGGTCGTTTTGCAGCGCTGCATGGATGAGGGGCTGGTTGGCGGCCACAGCTTTGGTGTTGATGCCAGTCTGATCCCCGCGAATGCAAACCAGACGCGCGGCGTTGAAAGCAAAGACGGACTGCCAGCAGATCTGACGTCCCGTGCCGTCGACGAATATCTCGAGACGCTGGATGATGTGGCCTTCGGTGCTGCGACCAAGGTCGTCCCCAAATACATCTCACCGGCTGATCCAGCAGCGCGTTGGACTGGGGCTGACGGGGGAGCCGCCTACTTTGCCTATTCCACTAACTATATGGTCGATTTGGATAATGCAGTCATCGTGGACGTCGAGCCGACGGCTCCGATCCGGCCTGCAGAGGCGCGGGCAGCAAGGGAGATGATCGATCGTGTACATGAGCGGTTTGGCATCAAACCTGACAAGCTTGTGGGTGATACGGGTTACGGATCAGCCGAGATGTTGGGCTGGCTTGTGGACGAACGTCAAATCGAACCCCACATTCCGGTCTGGGATAAGTCAAAACGAACTGACGGCACATTCTCACGCGAAGACTTTGTCTACGACCCGGCGACCGACAGCTATACTTGCCCGACCGGCAAAGCCTTGCAAACATATCGGCGGAACTTCTCAAAACCGCGAAAGCCCAATGGCAGCAAAGACGGGTTCATCAGATACCGAGCCTCAAAGCACGATTGCGACGCATGCCCTCTGAAGTCGCAATGCTGTCCGAAGGACGACGGCAGACGCCTTATGCGGTCCGTTCACGAAGCCGCCCGAGACGTCGCTCGCGATATCCGAAAAACAGATGCCTACATGACGTCGTTCATCCAAAGGCGGAAGGTTGAAATGCTCTTTGCCCACCTGAAACGATACATCGGCGTGCAGATGATGCGGCTTCGAGGACCCAAAGGCGCAACCGAACAGTTCCAACTCGCAGCAACAGCTCAAAACCTCCGGAAACTGGCGAAGTTGGTGCCAGCAACAGTGCCAACGTGA
- a CDS encoding DUF2244 domain-containing protein: protein MPYQWDKKLTKAPASAGAFSHGEVGEPLAILRLWPHRSLPRGGFVAFLTITILLLSLPLFGLLGTTALWGLLPFLALAVFGVWKAVERNYADGQISEVLTLWPDRVEVHCTAPRQAAKHWQANPYWVRLDLHETGGPVPYYLTLKGDGRQVELGAFLSPEERQALHRELEALLRDMPGGIG from the coding sequence ATGCCCTATCAGTGGGACAAGAAACTGACGAAAGCCCCGGCCAGCGCCGGGGCTTTTTCACATGGCGAGGTCGGTGAGCCTCTGGCGATCCTGCGGCTGTGGCCGCACCGCTCGCTGCCGCGCGGTGGCTTTGTGGCCTTCCTGACGATCACCATCCTGTTGCTGTCCCTGCCCCTGTTTGGCCTGCTGGGAACCACCGCCCTGTGGGGCCTGCTGCCGTTTCTTGCGTTGGCCGTCTTTGGCGTCTGGAAAGCGGTCGAACGCAATTATGCCGATGGTCAGATATCGGAGGTTCTGACCCTCTGGCCCGACCGGGTCGAAGTTCACTGCACAGCACCGCGTCAGGCCGCGAAGCACTGGCAGGCGAACCCATATTGGGTGCGCCTAGATCTGCACGAGACGGGCGGCCCGGTGCCGTATTATCTGACCCTGAAGGGCGATGGCCGCCAGGTCGAGCTGGGCGCGTTCCTCAGCCCCGAAGAACGTCAGGCATTGCATCGGGAACTTGAAGCCCTGCTGCGCGATATGCCCGGCGGAATCGGCTGA
- a CDS encoding cytochrome c oxidase subunit I — protein sequence MADATLHADDGHHDTRSFFTRWFMSTNHKDIGILYLVVSAFAGFISVAFTIYMRLELMEPGVQYMYLPWVGNMEALTGEFSEAIAALTADGATYGQAALERLQTALAATPVDAAGNFEITSGARADVVATLSEFAKGGTDAQASTIYGLMNTLDGDPNGHLWNVLITGHGILMMFFVVIPGLFGGFGNYFMPLQIGAPDMAFPRLNNLSFWMYVAGTSLAVASVLSPGGNGQAGSGVGWVLYPPLSTSEGGWSMDLAIFAVHVSGASSILGAINMITTFLNMRAPGMTLFKVPLFSWSIFVTAWLILLSLPVLAGAITMLLTDRNFGTTFFQPEGGGDPILYQHILWFFGHPEVYIVILPGFGIISHVVATFSRKPVFGYLPMVWALIGIGGLGFVVWAHHMYTVGMSLTQQSYFMLATMVIAVPTGVKIFSWIATMWGGSVEFKTPMLFAMGFIFLFTLGGVTGIVLSQAGIDRAYHDTYYVVAHFHYVMSLGAVFAIFAGFYYWIGKMSGRQYPEWAGKIQFWMMFIGANITFFPQHFLGRQGMPRRYIDYPEAFAYWNKISSYGAFLSFASFILFFAIMIYTVRAGKKITENNYWNEHADTLEWTLPSPPPEHTFEILPKQEEWDHSHNH from the coding sequence ATGGCCGACGCAACCCTTCACGCCGACGACGGTCATCACGACACGCGCAGCTTCTTCACGCGCTGGTTCATGTCGACCAACCACAAGGATATCGGCATCCTCTATCTGGTGGTTTCGGCGTTTGCCGGGTTCATCTCGGTCGCCTTCACGATCTACATGCGGCTGGAACTGATGGAGCCGGGCGTGCAGTATATGTACCTGCCCTGGGTCGGCAACATGGAGGCGCTGACCGGCGAATTTAGTGAGGCGATTGCGGCACTTACAGCGGATGGAGCGACCTATGGACAGGCCGCACTTGAACGGTTGCAGACCGCCCTGGCCGCGACCCCGGTGGATGCGGCCGGCAATTTCGAGATTACAAGCGGTGCCCGTGCAGATGTGGTCGCCACGCTGAGCGAATTTGCCAAGGGCGGCACGGATGCGCAGGCGTCAACCATCTATGGCCTGATGAATACGCTGGACGGCGATCCCAATGGTCACCTGTGGAATGTTCTGATCACCGGCCACGGCATCCTGATGATGTTCTTCGTCGTGATTCCCGGCCTGTTCGGCGGCTTTGGCAACTATTTCATGCCCTTGCAGATCGGCGCGCCGGACATGGCGTTTCCGCGTCTGAACAACCTGTCGTTCTGGATGTATGTCGCTGGCACCTCGCTGGCGGTGGCCTCGGTCTTGTCGCCAGGGGGGAACGGTCAGGCGGGCTCGGGCGTGGGCTGGGTGCTTTATCCGCCGCTCAGCACGTCTGAGGGCGGCTGGTCGATGGATCTGGCGATCTTCGCGGTGCACGTCTCGGGCGCGTCCTCGATCCTTGGCGCGATCAACATGATCACCACCTTTCTGAACATGCGCGCGCCGGGGATGACCCTGTTCAAAGTGCCGCTGTTCAGTTGGTCGATCTTCGTCACCGCCTGGCTGATCCTGCTGTCCCTGCCGGTTCTGGCGGGCGCAATCACCATGCTGCTGACCGACCGGAACTTTGGCACGACCTTCTTCCAGCCCGAAGGCGGCGGCGATCCGATCCTCTATCAGCACATCCTGTGGTTCTTTGGCCACCCAGAGGTTTACATCGTTATCCTGCCCGGTTTTGGCATCATCAGCCATGTGGTCGCCACCTTCAGCCGGAAGCCGGTCTTCGGCTATCTGCCGATGGTCTGGGCGCTGATCGGCATTGGCGGCCTCGGCTTCGTCGTCTGGGCGCACCACATGTACACGGTGGGGATGAGCCTGACGCAGCAGTCCTATTTCATGCTGGCGACCATGGTGATCGCCGTGCCCACCGGCGTGAAAATCTTCAGTTGGATCGCGACGATGTGGGGCGGATCGGTCGAATTCAAGACGCCGATGCTGTTCGCCATGGGCTTCATCTTCCTGTTCACGCTGGGCGGCGTAACCGGCATCGTTCTGTCGCAGGCCGGGATCGACCGCGCCTATCACGACACCTACTACGTGGTCGCCCACTTCCACTATGTGATGAGCCTTGGCGCCGTCTTCGCGATCTTCGCAGGCTTCTATTACTGGATCGGCAAGATGAGCGGGCGCCAGTACCCGGAGTGGGCGGGCAAAATCCAGTTCTGGATGATGTTCATCGGGGCCAACATCACCTTCTTCCCGCAGCACTTCCTGGGTCGTCAGGGCATGCCGCGCCGCTACATCGATTATCCGGAGGCCTTCGCCTACTGGAACAAGATCTCCAGCTATGGCGCGTTCCTGTCGTTCGCCTCGTTCATCCTGTTCTTCGCGATCATGATCTACACGGTACGGGCCGGTAAGAAGATCACCGAGAACAACTACTGGAACGAGCATGCGGACACGCTGGAATGGACCCTGCCCAGCCCGCCGCCGGAACACACGTTCGAGATCCTGCCCAAGCAGGAAGAATGGGATCATTCGCACAACCATTGA
- a CDS encoding extracellular solute-binding protein produces the protein MTIRLAPLALVLAAAPAAADVNIYSYRQPELVQPLLDAFTQATGIETNIAFLDKGMVQRLQAEGARSPADVILTSDISRLTEAVEAGVTQPVDSAAINAAIPANLRDPENHWYGLTTRARVVYASRDRVAEGEIATYEDLADPKWKGRICTRSGLHAYNIALTSAMIARDGAEVAQDWLEGLKANLARKPQGNDRAQVKAIWAGECDISLGNTYYMGLMQSDPDQQAWADAVRIVFPVFEGGGTHVNLSGMAMTAAAPHRDEALALMEFLASAEPQQIYGATNFEYPVTPGVAPSDTVANWGSLTPDTTPLADIAARRAEALRLTETVDFDG, from the coding sequence ATGACTATTCGCCTCGCCCCTCTCGCCCTGGTCCTTGCCGCAGCACCGGCTGCCGCAGACGTGAACATCTATTCCTATCGCCAGCCGGAATTGGTCCAGCCGCTGCTGGATGCCTTCACTCAAGCGACTGGAATTGAAACGAATATTGCGTTTCTGGACAAGGGCATGGTGCAAAGATTGCAGGCCGAGGGCGCGCGTTCGCCCGCTGACGTGATCCTGACGTCGGACATTTCCCGCCTGACCGAGGCGGTCGAGGCCGGCGTGACCCAGCCGGTGGACAGTGCGGCAATCAACGCCGCGATCCCGGCCAACCTGCGCGACCCTGAAAACCACTGGTACGGCCTGACGACCCGCGCCCGCGTGGTGTACGCCAGCCGCGACCGCGTCGCTGAAGGAGAGATCGCGACCTACGAAGACCTCGCCGATCCCAAATGGAAGGGCCGGATCTGTACCCGTTCTGGCCTGCACGCCTATAACATCGCGCTGACCTCGGCCATGATCGCGCGCGACGGGGCCGAGGTGGCGCAGGATTGGCTGGAAGGGCTGAAGGCCAATCTGGCGCGCAAACCGCAAGGCAACGACCGTGCACAGGTCAAGGCGATCTGGGCGGGAGAATGCGATATCTCACTGGGTAACACCTATTACATGGGGCTGATGCAGTCCGACCCGGATCAGCAGGCATGGGCGGATGCGGTGCGGATCGTCTTTCCGGTGTTTGAGGGCGGCGGCACCCATGTGAACCTGTCAGGCATGGCGATGACGGCCGCCGCACCGCACCGCGACGAAGCGCTGGCCCTGATGGAATTCCTGGCCTCGGCTGAGCCTCAGCAGATCTACGGTGCAACGAACTTCGAGTACCCGGTCACCCCCGGCGTCGCCCCTTCTGACACTGTGGCCAATTGGGGCAGCCTGACCCCGGACACCACGCCACTGGCCGACATCGCCGCCCGCCGCGCCGAAGCGCTGCGCCTGACGGAAACCGTGGATTTCGACGGCTGA
- a CDS encoding nucleoside hydrolase, producing the protein MAARKIIIDTDPGQDDAVAILLALASPEVQVLAITAVAGNVPLDLTQKNARIICELAGRTEVPVYAGCDRPLARDLVTAEHVHGKTGLDGPDLPDPTMPLTDGDGVDAIIEILRREPAGTVTLCALGPLTNIATAFQRAPDIIERVQQIVLMGGAYFEVGNITPAAEFNIYVDPEAAQAVFASGVDLVIHSLDVTHKALTSRARVEAFRNLGTPVGRAVAEWTDFFERFDKEKYGSEGAPLHDPCVIAYLLQPDLFTGRQINVEVEVDSALTRGMTVADWWGVTDRPANALFIGGIDDAGFFDLLTERLARL; encoded by the coding sequence ATGGCAGCGCGCAAGATTATCATCGACACTGATCCCGGACAGGATGACGCGGTTGCGATCCTGCTGGCGCTGGCCTCGCCCGAGGTGCAGGTGCTGGCGATCACCGCTGTTGCAGGCAATGTACCGCTGGATCTGACGCAGAAGAACGCGCGGATCATATGTGAGCTTGCGGGCCGGACCGAGGTTCCGGTTTACGCAGGCTGTGACCGACCACTGGCGCGCGATCTGGTCACGGCCGAGCATGTGCACGGTAAGACCGGCCTTGATGGACCAGACCTGCCTGATCCGACGATGCCATTGACCGATGGCGATGGCGTCGACGCGATTATCGAGATCCTGCGCCGGGAGCCAGCCGGTACGGTGACCCTCTGCGCGTTGGGCCCCTTGACCAACATCGCCACGGCCTTTCAACGCGCCCCCGATATCATCGAACGCGTTCAGCAGATCGTGCTGATGGGGGGCGCCTATTTCGAAGTTGGCAACATCACCCCGGCGGCGGAATTCAACATCTACGTCGACCCCGAAGCGGCGCAGGCCGTCTTTGCCAGCGGTGTCGATCTGGTCATCCATTCGCTGGACGTTACCCACAAGGCCCTGACCAGCCGCGCCCGGGTCGAGGCGTTTCGCAACCTTGGCACACCGGTAGGACGGGCCGTTGCCGAATGGACGGATTTTTTCGAACGCTTCGACAAGGAAAAATATGGCTCGGAAGGGGCACCACTGCATGATCCTTGCGTCATTGCGTATCTGTTGCAGCCAGACCTGTTCACCGGTCGTCAAATCAATGTCGAGGTCGAGGTCGACAGCGCGCTGACCCGCGGCATGACCGTTGCCGACTGGTGGGGCGTCACCGACCGCCCCGCCAACGCCCTGTTCATCGGCGGCATCGACGACGCGGGCTTCTTCGATTTGCTGACCGAGCGACTGGCCCGGCTATGA
- a CDS encoding GNAT family N-acetyltransferase produces the protein MTAMRLANANDLDRLMPMVEAFHREMGIASDPMDREEALKPLLEGSHFGMIYLVGLDRAPMGYAIVTLSWAVEFGGMDAFLDEFWVRPAVRGRGIGTDILTRLPAALGAHGIKAIHLEVDRADTAIRRMYNRAQFEDRERYMLMTRKL, from the coding sequence ATGACCGCGATGCGTCTTGCGAATGCCAATGACCTCGACCGGTTGATGCCGATGGTCGAGGCGTTTCATCGCGAGATGGGCATCGCCAGCGATCCGATGGACCGCGAAGAGGCATTGAAGCCGCTGTTGGAAGGATCCCACTTTGGGATGATCTATCTGGTGGGTCTAGATCGTGCGCCGATGGGTTACGCCATCGTGACGCTTAGCTGGGCGGTGGAATTTGGCGGGATGGATGCGTTTCTGGACGAATTCTGGGTGCGCCCTGCCGTGCGCGGGCGCGGTATCGGCACCGATATTCTGACGCGATTGCCCGCAGCGCTGGGCGCACATGGGATCAAGGCCATCCATCTGGAGGTCGACCGCGCCGACACGGCGATCCGGCGGATGTACAACCGCGCGCAGTTCGAGGACCGCGAACGCTATATGCTGATGACGCGCAAGCTGTGA
- a CDS encoding YdiU family protein: protein MDFGFSFDNSYGRLPARFFTRQAPVAVRAPKLLALNDGLAADLGLDTDALRSDAGVAVLAGNAVPDGGDPLAQVYAGHQFGGWSPQLGDGRAVLLGEHIGSGGVRVDVQLKGSGRTPYSRMGDGRAWLGQVLREYIVSEAMHAYAIPTTRALAAVATGETVQREAGFPGAILTRVAASHIRVGTFQYFVARGDTEALQALMEHVIARHYPDADGPLGLLDAVVAAQASLVAGWMALGFIHGVMNTDNMAVSGQTIDYGPCAFQDIFSPSRVFSSIDQHGRYAYNQQPAVAAWNLAQLATSLLPLMGDRDAAIEAATASVHRFGPLFQNAWLTQFRAKLGLERAEDGDEALVEGLLAAMTEGGADFTNVFRGLAGGTARLSFADPAPFDTWHADWQARLAREERGPDARAEAMRAANPAIIPRNHRIEEVIQAGLRGDLAPFARLTRALATPYNDTTDTADLARPPTVDQEVTQTFCGT, encoded by the coding sequence ATGGATTTCGGGTTTTCCTTTGACAACAGCTATGGCCGGTTGCCAGCGCGGTTTTTTACGCGGCAGGCACCGGTGGCTGTGCGCGCGCCGAAGTTGCTGGCGTTGAACGACGGGTTGGCGGCGGATCTGGGGCTGGATACGGACGCATTGCGCTCGGACGCCGGGGTCGCTGTTTTGGCGGGCAATGCGGTGCCGGATGGGGGTGATCCGCTGGCGCAGGTCTATGCCGGGCATCAGTTCGGCGGCTGGTCGCCGCAATTGGGCGACGGGCGCGCGGTGCTTCTGGGCGAACATATCGGGTCAGGCGGCGTGCGGGTGGATGTTCAGTTAAAGGGCTCGGGGCGGACGCCTTACAGCCGCATGGGCGACGGGCGCGCCTGGCTTGGGCAGGTGCTGCGTGAATACATCGTGTCCGAGGCGATGCATGCCTATGCCATTCCGACAACCCGCGCGCTGGCCGCTGTGGCGACAGGCGAAACCGTCCAGCGAGAGGCCGGGTTTCCCGGCGCCATTCTGACCCGAGTTGCAGCAAGCCACATTCGTGTCGGGACATTTCAGTATTTCGTCGCACGCGGGGATACCGAAGCTTTGCAGGCGCTGATGGAGCATGTTATCGCGCGACATTATCCTGATGCGGACGGGCCGCTTGGATTGCTCGATGCGGTTGTGGCGGCTCAGGCCAGCCTGGTGGCGGGGTGGATGGCGCTGGGGTTCATCCACGGGGTGATGAACACCGACAACATGGCGGTAAGCGGGCAGACGATTGATTACGGGCCCTGCGCGTTTCAGGACATTTTTTCGCCCTCGCGGGTGTTCAGTTCGATCGACCAGCACGGGCGGTATGCCTACAATCAGCAGCCCGCCGTGGCCGCGTGGAATCTGGCGCAGTTGGCAACCTCGCTGTTGCCGCTGATGGGGGATCGTGACGCGGCGATTGAGGCTGCGACCGCCAGCGTGCATCGGTTCGGGCCATTGTTTCAGAATGCCTGGCTGACGCAATTTCGCGCCAAGCTGGGGTTGGAGCGGGCCGAGGATGGGGATGAGGCGCTGGTCGAGGGGTTGCTGGCGGCGATGACCGAAGGCGGTGCGGATTTCACCAATGTCTTCCGGGGGTTGGCGGGTGGAACTGCGCGGTTGTCATTTGCCGATCCGGCCCCGTTTGATACCTGGCACGCCGACTGGCAGGCGCGGCTGGCGCGTGAAGAACGCGGCCCGGATGCCCGTGCCGAGGCGATGCGCGCGGCAAACCCGGCGATCATCCCGCGCAATCATCGCATTGAGGAGGTCATTCAGGCCGGTTTGCGCGGCGATCTGGCCCCTTTCGCACGGCTGACCCGGGCGCTGGCAACGCCGTATAATGACACGACCGACACCGCCGATCTGGCGCGCCCGCCCACAGTCGATCAGGAGGTTACGCAGACCTTCTGCGGTACGTGA
- the lipB gene encoding lipoyl(octanoyl) transferase LipB: MVEWITSDKPVEYEAAVAWMEARAADIRAGTADEAIWLLEHPPLYTAGTSARPEDLTAPDRFPVFASARGGQYTYHGPGQRVAYVMLDVAARGRDVRVFVRALEDWVIGTLAEFGVTAERRAGRVGVWVSRPQNPPLPNGDPREDKIAAIGIRLRKWVSFHGVSINVDPDLQHYDGIVPCGIAGHGVTSLVDLGLPVTMADVDVALQAAFTRCFDP; the protein is encoded by the coding sequence ATGGTAGAGTGGATCACCTCTGATAAACCCGTCGAATATGAAGCCGCCGTCGCCTGGATGGAGGCCCGCGCTGCCGACATCCGCGCGGGCACAGCGGACGAGGCGATCTGGCTGCTCGAACACCCGCCCCTTTACACGGCCGGAACCAGCGCGCGCCCGGAAGATCTGACCGCCCCGGACCGGTTCCCGGTTTTCGCCTCGGCGCGAGGCGGGCAATACACCTATCACGGGCCCGGGCAACGGGTTGCTTATGTCATGCTGGATGTCGCCGCACGCGGACGCGATGTGCGCGTATTTGTCCGAGCTCTGGAAGATTGGGTGATCGGCACACTCGCCGAATTCGGTGTCACCGCCGAACGCCGGGCGGGGCGCGTCGGCGTTTGGGTCAGCCGACCTCAAAACCCCCCCTTGCCCAACGGTGACCCACGCGAAGACAAGATTGCCGCCATCGGCATTCGCCTGCGCAAATGGGTCAGCTTTCACGGGGTTTCAATCAATGTGGATCCGGATCTGCAGCATTACGACGGCATAGTCCCCTGCGGCATCGCCGGGCATGGGGTGACCAGCCTGGTGGATCTGGGGCTGCCGGTTACGATGGCGGACGTGGATGTAGCACTGCAAGCCGCATTCACGAGGTGTTTTGATCCATAG
- a CDS encoding 2-hydroxyhepta-2,4-diene-1,7-dioate isomerase produces MKLVRYGDAGSEKPGLIDGDGQLRDLSGHVDDINGAMLSEASLDRLRALDVNTLKIVSGSPRFGACVGGIGKFMCIGLNYSDHAEESGMEVPEHPVLFMKASSAVVGANDTVSIPRGSIKSDWEVELGVVIGTPAKYVSEQDALNHVAGYCVINDLSERDFQFQLSGQWVKGKSCDTFGPTGPWLVTRDEVPDVQNLDMTLDVSGVRRQTGNTKTMIFSVAHIVSHLSQLMTLQPGDVISTGTPPGVGLGLKPPQFLKVGDTMEVWIEGLGRQKQTVVMDA; encoded by the coding sequence ATGAAACTCGTAAGATACGGCGACGCAGGATCCGAAAAGCCAGGCCTGATTGATGGCGACGGTCAGTTGCGCGACCTGTCGGGTCATGTCGATGACATCAACGGCGCGATGCTGAGCGAGGCATCGCTGGACCGTCTGCGGGCGCTGGACGTGAACACGCTGAAAATCGTGTCAGGCAGCCCCCGGTTCGGGGCCTGCGTCGGGGGCATCGGCAAATTCATGTGCATCGGCCTGAACTATTCCGACCACGCCGAAGAATCCGGCATGGAGGTTCCCGAACACCCCGTCCTGTTCATGAAGGCAAGCTCGGCCGTGGTTGGCGCGAATGACACCGTCTCGATCCCGCGCGGATCAATCAAATCGGACTGGGAGGTTGAATTGGGCGTCGTCATCGGGACGCCTGCCAAATACGTCTCAGAACAGGACGCATTGAACCATGTTGCCGGGTATTGCGTTATCAACGACCTGTCCGAGCGGGATTTTCAATTTCAGCTGAGCGGTCAGTGGGTCAAGGGAAAATCCTGCGACACATTCGGTCCGACCGGCCCCTGGCTGGTGACTCGGGACGAGGTTCCCGACGTGCAGAATCTGGATATGACGCTGGATGTCTCTGGCGTGCGTCGGCAGACGGGAAATACCAAAACCATGATCTTTTCGGTCGCGCATATCGTCAGCCACCTGAGCCAGCTGATGACGCTCCAACCCGGCGACGTGATCTCAACCGGGACACCACCGGGCGTCGGCCTGGGCCTGAAACCGCCGCAGTTCCTGAAAGTGGGCGATACGATGGAAGTCTGGATCGAAGGGCTGGGACGCCAGAAACAAACCGTGGTGATGGACGCCTGA